Below is a genomic region from Microcoleus sp. FACHB-672.
TGGTAATTAGCAATAGTAATAAGTCATTGGGATGAGCAATTAATCATCCATCATTGTTACCCATTACCCATAAGCAAAAGACAAAGGACAAAGGATAATTAACAAATGACAAAATTGCGAGTCGGACTGTTATTTGGTGGACGATCTGGAGAACATGAAGTTTCGATTAGTTCCGCACGGGCAATTGCACGCGCCTTGAGCGATGAGCAAAACACCGGCAAGTATGAATTGCTGCCGATTTATATCCAAAAAGATGGTATTTGGCACGCCGGCGATGTGGCACAACAAGTTTTAACGGCTGGAAAACCCCTGCAATTAGAATCCCAAACTCCTGCCGCCCAACTTCCCCCAGCCGATTCCCAGGACTTGATTCCTAGCACTTCCCAACAGCTCAACCGTTGGCAATCTCCCCCGCAAGTGGCGGATGTGGACGTTTGGTTCCCAATTTTGCACGGCCCAAATGGTGAAGATGGTACGGTGCAAGGATTGCTGAAATTAATGCAAGTCCCGTTTGTGGGATCTAGGGTTTTAGGTTCAGCGATGGGGATGGATAAAATTGCCATGAAAATGGCGTTTGGTCATGCCGGTTTGCCCCAAGTAAAATACATGGCAATTAACCGCTCGCAAATCTTCTCTAATCCTTGTGTTTTTCCCAAACTTTGCGACGAAATTGAGCAAACCCTCGGTTATCCTTGTTTTGTCAAACCGGCAAATTTAGGCTCCTCTGTCGGTATTTCTAAAGTGCGTTCCCGCGAACAGTTAGAAGCGGCTTTAGATAGTGCCGCCAGCTATGATCGGCGGATTATTGTTGAAGCCGGTGTTGTCGCCAGAGAAGTGGAATGCGCGGTGTTAGGCAATGATCACCCCAAAGCATCGGTTGTGGGCGAGATTACTTATCAAAGTGATTTCTACGATTACGAAACCAAATATACCGAGGGAGTTGCCGGTTTAGCGATCCCAGCATCTCTGCCAGAGGCAGTCACCCAAAAAATTCAAGAAATGGCCATTCAAGCATTTTTGGCTGTCGATGCTGCCGGTTTGGCACGGGTAGATTTCTTTTATGTTGAATCCACCGGCGAAGTATTAATTAACGAAATCAATACGATGCCAGGGTTTACCGCTACCAGTATGTACCCCCAACTATGGGCAGCCACCGGCATCCCGTTTCCAGAATTAGTCGAACAACTGATCCAACTGGCACTTGAAACTAGATAGGGGGATGGGGGATTGGGCATGGGGCATGGGGCATCGGGTATAGAGGGGATGTATTTCTTCCCCTCTCCCCCTCTCCTACTCAGGACTGAGGACTCAGCACTCTCCCTTCACTCTTCGTCCTTCAATTGCAAAAGCGCCTGCCAGTCCTTGATCGCAGCTTCTGACCACATCCAATTTTTGGCAAGGGCGTCTTGTTGAAAGTTCACCGGATCTTGAGACATGACATAGTTGCGGGTTTTGATCGCTTTGCTCAATACTGCCACCCGTTCCTGTGGGGGTAGGTTTTTGGCCGATTTCATCAGAATCAAGGCTGAACCGGCATAAGCGGTGAGACTATCGCGACTCGCGGATGAATCCGGGGTAGCGGGTGATCCTTGTGGGTTGCCATCGGCTACCAGTTTAGTCGCAGTCCCTGAATTTGCTTGTTGCAATTTCAAAACCTGTCCCCAACTTTGGCCGGCTCGATTCAAATTGCCTTCCGCGTAGTAGGCAAAGCCTAGGGCAGTTTGAGAAAGTGACGAGTTGGGTTGCTGCCTAACAGATGCTTCCCAGCGCCGGCGCGCATCATCAACGCTGTAATCTTTGTTGCCGGCTTGGACAAACTGCCAGATCAACCTGCCGTAAAGAAAGTTAATCCTCGGTTCATCCTGTTGTTTATTCGGCAGTGCGGCGAGAGCAGCCTTTGCCTGTGGTAGTGCGCCCCGATCTAACAATGCTTCGACAGCTTGCTGTCCTTCTACTAGGTTGCCCCTATTGAACTGTTCAACCGCATTCGCAACGACTTGCGGAGTGCTGGCTTTCTTCAGTTCGCTGGGATTTAAATTCTCCGTGGGTGACGGTGAAAGGGTTGCCGGTGCTAAGTTTTCTACCGGCTGTTTCGACTGAAAGATTTGATCTCGAAAAGACCATAAACCCACAAGCGCCAGCAAGCTAATGCCCACAAAGCTGATCGCTAGCTTTGAGAGTGAATTCTGAAGCCTAAAGGGTGATTTGGGAGCGCTGACTTGAGCTTGAGGCAACTTTTCTGCCTCCGCCTGTCGCTGATTTTGCGGTTCCGCCTGACGCTGCCGGTCACTGCTAGGGGTTGCCGGCAATTGTCGCTGTTTCGACACGGGTGCCGGCTGGTAGCTTTCTCGGAAGTCTTCCTCGTCATCTGGAGGAATCTGCCGTTCTGCTGTGGCTGAGGCTGAATCTGAGATATCTAGCTTACGAAACAACTCAGCCACGAACGCTGAAGCGTCTTCTTCATCAGGCAAATCGTCATAGCCTAACTCGTCGGCTGAAACCTCTTCATCCCCATAATCCTCGTATCCCAGGTCATCAAAGGTATCTTCCACCTCTGCATCGTCATAGTCGCCATACAGGTCGAAATCATCTCCATCCTGTGAATTGAAGGGGATCGGCGATCTTGCCTGCCGAGTTGCCGGTAAACTCAGATCCTCTTCCGGCATTGACAAAGAGCTGTTTACATGATATTGAGAAGATAAATACCCATCAAATTCATGATGGAGATACAGAATCGGTAACGCCCAGTAAAGCTGATTAGACCCGTAAGCCGAAATCAGTCCCTGCCGCGCCCGACTCAGGCTCAGATCCACAGCAAAGCCAGAGGAAAGGTTCCGGTAAAACAGCCTCGCCAGCGTTAGGGCAACATCATCGGGAATGCGTTCCGCCATTGCCAGCACAGCCGGTATTCCGCGCTTGACGAGGGCTTCTGCTAGGTTGCGTTCTCCGGTGTCGTCTGTTGGGTGTGAGGTGGCAGCGTGGGCACCTCGGCAGGAGTTGAACACGGCCAACTGGATGCCATTGTTGGCCAGCAATCCGGCTAAATCATAACCGTTTAATGTTTCTGTCAAGCCGGTGGTTCGGCTGACGAGATAAAGTTCGCCCCCTGACGCACCTAAATTACTGTGGCCGGCATAGTGAAAAACCTGATATTTGCTTTGTTCTAGCGCTTGTGTCAGAGAAGCGCGATCAGGCTGATCCAAGATTGTCAGTTGCATTGCAGGGCCGGCAGCACTTGAGAACGAGCGACTTTGCAGTTCTTTTTTTAAATGATCCGCTTCACGCTTGAGTTCCAGACTTTGTTGGTCTGTAGGAGCGGCAAGCACCATTAAAATTTTTAAAGTCGTGGCATTGCGCTCTTTGTCGTGTCCCTCTAGGGGAGGCTGGCTTACCCCTTTAATCGGAGGTTGATAGCGGGAAAAAACCACATCCGTGCCGGTGGCAATTGGGCGGTTGCCGGCATGAAGCACTTCCCAAGGGAGACGAGGGAGGGTGCTGCCTTTAAGTCCCAAGCGCAAGCGCAGCACTTCTCGCCGGTGCTGAGCAATCCCTTGAGCCGTCATCCAGCTGTCGCGTAAGGTGCCTTGAAATAAGTAATTGTACAGGTGCCGGCCTAGGGCCACTAAGTTAACCGCTCGTGCAGCCTCACCCGGATCTGCGTCTAAATCTTCCTGTTGTGCAGAAAAGTAAGTTTGTTCGCGTTTTTTCGATGTTTTGGTTCCCTGAATGTTTGTTAATGCCTCACCAGTTGCCAGGGTTGCATTTTCCTGCAACAAACCTAGCAATGGGTCATTCATCAAGTGACGAGCTTGGGCCAACCACTCGTCCACCGGCCAAGTCACCTGCTCTTCAGCTAAGGGCACGCCAGGGATTACCCGTTCTGTCCGCACCAGATATTCATTTCCCCCTACTGGGGTAACAGAAATATGAAATTCTAATTCCTGAGTCACAGCGTCAGTGTACTCCTGCTCCAGTCCTCAATCAAGGGCTGAAGGTTAACGTTGAAACATCGCATTTATTTCACACTCCTACGAGAGTTTGGCGAGTTTTAACTTTAACCTTCAACTGTTCTGTTGGCCTTTACGCTCAATATGCTCGTTCCTTCATAGAAGGTAACTTAGTATTCGTAGCTTCAGCCACAGTCGCCCCAAACGCTTAACAAATCCCAAAAATGTCAAGGCGCTCTTTCAGGCAATGGCCATGCCGGAACTCACTGATGAGACTATCTGCCAAGCAAAAAAGTTACCGCTTAGGCTCAACTTTTCAGCTATTACTAATACCCCTCAGTTTTATCCGGATCGCTATGGCTAACCTCAGAACAGTACAATAGATGCACCCTGATTGATAGCCTCGGCCATACAAAGCTGGGGCTTTTTTGTTTAAAGAAATTTCCCAACTCTGCCTTAACAATTTTACCTCCAAGCGATCAAAATTTTTTCAATCCTCAGATTCAAGTTGTTACCGGCAGCGCTGTTGTTTTCAGATTTTGCGTTTGTGCCGCTAAAGATTTTCCGGATGTCTCTATCAACCCCAAGAACAATGAATTGGTAGATGCACCCTGATAAACTTTCCCAGCCTTACCAAGGTTGGGATTTTTTTTATTAATCAACACATCCGGATCAATTTGCTCGGCAGATGTACTTTCCCCAGATTTAGAAACTCAAAACAACGATCTTATTAATTGTTTTTTCCTTGAGCAAACTCGGTATATCTAGCAGCAAAACCGAGATTTAAAACTTCGTTGACAAGTTGATTCCCATTGCTACACCCGACTTGTCTTCGCCAACGAAATAGAAGATTCCCTGTTAAAAAAAGTCAGCGGCTCTAAAGAATTTAGTAGATTTAGCAACCCGTTTTCTTCAATTTATCCTGATGAGTGACACAAAGTGAAGAACATTAAATTGGTAGATGCACCCTGATGAACGTCCCCGGCTAATCGAGTCCGGGGATTTTTTTTACCGGCTTTCAGCTTAAACACGATTAGCGATTGTAGAGACGCAGGTTAATGCGCCTCTATTGTCTATCGAGTCAGCCGCTAATTCATCACTTCAAAGCTGGTCACCTCTAACACCGGGCCAATCATCGCCAAGGTCATCACGTCTTCTCTCACCTTACCCTTGACTTTAACTTTTTGCCCAGCTTTTAGGAGATCATTGGGTGCGCCTTGGTGGATTTCGTAGGAATCGCCTTTTTCCGTCACCAGCGCCCACGCACCTGGACCCATGCCCTTGCGTTCAACTGTACCTTCTACGGTTAGACTCATGTGGTTGCTCCTTCTGTTTTAACGGCTAAACGGGCGAGTCCGTAGCAAAGTAAGGCATTAACAATCAGGAAACTACGGGCACCTACACCGGCACCCAATCCCCAAACTGCCGGTGAAACCACCGCACTCACGGCTAAACAACTCGCCACGCCAAGTGTCGTACCAATTGCCAGCCATTTCCACTGGGGATGACCCAGCAGCAACACCACGAGAATTCCTGGAATTAGCACACTGGCAAAAATGGGATTCAGCATACTGCTGCCTTGAACGGCACTTCCCAGTTCAGGAAGAGAACTGCCCATGACTCGGAAAGGCCACTGCGGCAGGTCGAAGACGTACAAACCGCGCAGGAAGAATAGCCCAGAACTGCCGGCAACTAGCCCGCTTCCCAGACTCCAACTCCAGCTGAAGGGGAAGTAACTGCGTAAAAACCAAGCTAACAAGTAGGAACCCAATACCATCGCTACCTTGGGCAACAGCGCTACAGCACCGCCATCCAACCAGAAGCGAGGGTTGAGATAACCATTATCACGCAGCCAGCGGAAGAAGTCGCGGAAGGTGATTTGCCCGTGAGTCGCTAGCTGAACCGCACTGGCAGCGTCTAATTGACCGGCACCAAAATGGTTAAGAGGATCTTCTTGGACAACCCGCGCTGATTGCAACAGCACGTTTGTAATCTCACTGGGTTCTTGAACCCCAATGGCTTTGACTAATGCAGCAACACCGGCAACGTGGGGAGATGCCATGCTGGTGCCTTGATATGCCGCAAAAATCGGTGCGCCGGTTTGCGGATCGATGGTATTTTGTAGAATTCCCCCCAGTTCACCTTCTTTGGTATCTCCACCGGGAGCTGAGATGTCTACGCCGGCTCCAAAATTAGAGTAAAAAGCTTTGTTGCCGGTGGCATCAAGGGCGGCGACGCCAATCACGTTGGGATAACGGGCGGGATAGCCGGCTGAATTATCACCTGAGTTGCCGGCGGCTGCAACAATAACCACGCCTTTTTGGTGGGCGTAGTCGATGGCTTCTTGCAGCAGTTGGCTCTCACCAGGGCCACCCAAGCTCATGTTGATCACGTCTGCGCCGTTGTCTGCGGCAAATTTAATCGCTTCGGCAATATCGCTGATGGTGCCGCCACCGCCGCCACTAAGAACTTTCAGCGGCATGAGGCTGGCTTCGTAGGCGATGCCGGCGACGCCATAGCTGTTATTGGTAGATTGAGCGATGGTGCCGGCAACGTGGGTTCCGTGGCCGTTATCATCATCTGCTGCGACTTTATCGTTGACGAAGTCGTAGCCGGGAACGAATTTTGTATCGGCCAAATCCGGGACTGCGCTGATGCCGGTGTCGATCACGGCAACGGTAACGCCGCTGCCTTTAGTTTCCTCCCACGCCCGTTCCATGTTAATGCTGCGGAGATTCCACTGCTTGCTATAGAAGGGGTCATTCGGGCCTTTTAAGGTGGGGTATGCCTCGCCAGGACGGTTGTTTGCACCGGCTACCCATGAGGCAACGTTTGTCTGTTCTGGCAACCCGTAGACATAATTCGGCTCAATAAATTCTGTAGACTTAGCCAGTTCAGACTTTCTTAGGGTTTTCAGTAATCGCCGGTCGCCCTTAATAATGTAAACATTGTCTGCGGCTGAATATTCGCTATTCAGGCGGGGTGCAGCGTTATACTTTTGGGAAATTGTCTCCAGTTGGCTGTCTATCTGAGCGGCTGGGATATCTTCGCGGAAATCCAGCACAATGCTATCAAATGTACCTTGGGTGGCTAAACCCTTGAAGTTAAATAAGGCCCAGCCTATCCCGATTACAAATAGGCACAGAAGAAAAAATTTTCTCATAGAAAACCCTCTAATTTAAGCGCCGGTCTGCTGACTAAGATAACTCAAGCTTATCTCTTTGGCAGGGGATATTGCGGGATGGTTACAGTTTGTGAATTATCAAAGATGGGAAATGGGGCATGGGGCATAGGGCGTGGGGTATGGGATTAGTGGCTAAGGGTAAAGCTTGAAGTGTAAAGTGTGTGTTTAGGGGATAGCAGTGAGTGGCTAATACCTAGAAAAACACGCTTTCCGATCGTGTGTTTTCTAAATCTCTATTAGACCTGTCTGTTGCCAAGAAGATCCACCCAGCCTCCCTTTTTTAGGCAGACTGTGCAGTTTTGGGGATCTCTCGGTTTGAAAACACACCCTAGTCCCTAGTCCCTAATTTTTTTCCCGCTTATGGAACGAGGTTTAATGTGGTTGCCCCTGTTGGGCGTTTTTCTCTGGTTGGGTTGGGCCGGCTGGAACGAATATCAAAAAGTTGAAGCTTATCGCATTTGGGCGAAGCCGTTTCAGCGGTCTAAATATGATATTTATGCAGCTCTGGGCCAAACCGGCACCGATTTGACTTGGGGTAAACCCACGCGCCAAGGGCCGGTGAATTTGCAAACGTTTTCTCTTAAGAATGTCCGCTCGCTCCAGCTGTTGGTGGACGGTCAACCCAGCGATTTGGACGCACCACCGGCTCAAGGAAAATCTGCCGCCCTGGAGTTTTTGTTGGCAGACTCAGCGCTGCCGGTGCGTGTCCCTTTTACAGAAGTTTCTCTGGCGGCTGAATGGGGAAAGCATTTACGGCAGGAATTGCTGCGCTGGCAACTAGAAGGTTCAGCCTGAGTGCGGTTGGCTGATGGCAAACATTTAAGTTGCCTAGCAATATGTAGATGTTTGTCGCTATCGGCACTTGCTGTTTTATACAATGGAATTTTAAACCTGGCAGAAGATGCAGGTTTAACGCAGAATAGCGACTGACTCAGGCTGTTTGTGAGCGATGAAAAGTTAAATAATAATGTGTTGAGAATAGCGAATTCTCAATTTTTATTTCGCGGGCCGCCGCTTTCGCAGAAATTCCGGCAGATCCAAGTCCCCGCCCACTTGTTTTTGCGGTTCTGGTGCAGCAGGAGCAGCAGCAGGCGGCGGTGGGGTTGCCGGCTTCGCAGGGGTTCTTGGCTGCACAGCCACCCTTGCCGGGGGAATGCTGGCTTGAGGTTCGCCGGTAAATCCAGTGGCGATGACGGTAATTCTAATCTCGCCTTGCAGTCGCTCATCAATCACCGCACCAAAAATGATATTGGCATTGGGATCGACTGCTTCATAGATAATGTCGGCTGCGGAGCTAACTTCGTGCAAGGTGAGATCGGTGCCGCCGGTGATGTTGAAGACTACGCCCTTCGCCCCTTCTATGGAAGATTCCAGTAAGGGAGAGGAAATGGCTGCCATTGCGGCTTCACCGGCTCTCGATTTGCCAGAGCCAATGCCAATGCCCATCAAGGCTGAGCCGGCATCTGCCATGACGGCGCGAACATCGGCAAAGTCTACGTTGACTAAGCCGGGAATGGTGATGATATCAGAAATGCCCTGTACCCCTTGACGCAGAATATCATCGGCAGAGCGAAATGCTTGTTGCACCGGCGTATCGGGTGCAATCACCTCTAGCAGCTTATTGTTAGGAATGATGATCAGGGTATCAACGCGACTTTGCAGGGCGGTAATGCCTTCTTCTGCTTGGCTGGTGCGACGACGTCCCTCGAAGGTAAATGGGCGAGTCACGACGCCAACGGTGAGGGCACCGACTTCTTTGGCCACTTCCGCAACGATGGGGGCCGCGCCAGTGCCGGTGCCGCCTCCCATGCCGGCTGTAATAAACACTAAATCGGAGTGCGCTAGCGCGTTGGCGAGTTCGTCACGAGATTCTTCTGCGGCTTTTTGGCCAATCGCCGGGTTACCACCGGCACCGAGTCCACGCGTCAGCTTTTGTCCGATTTGTAAGCGTCTGGCTGCGTCCGAGTGAGTCAAAGCTTGGGCATCGGTGTTAACCGTCCAGAATTCCACCCCTGACACATCACTGGCAATCATGCGGTTAATGGCATTGCCACCGCCGCCGCCGACACCGATCACTTTAATTCTAGCTATGCTGCTGGGCACAATATCGCTACCCCTAGATTCTTCCCCAGCCATGCTTTTTGCATCCCTAGTTTGACTCGCGTATGATCCAGCGTTGCCGAAAGGATTCGAGTTGTCCACTGCCGGCGGAAAACCTGCTTGTCCTTGAGAATGCGGGCTTTCATGCTCTTGTCCCATTTTACTATTAAGTGTCATTGGAATTTAGAACGGTAAATAAACAACTCTTCAACTTTAGGCAATTCTAGTCAACTATAGAATATGTTGCGCTTTCAACCAACAATAACAATGAGTTGCTGAGTGTTGGAAATTACTCAGTGCGACAAAGCCAGCCGGTAAGAGGATCTTGTGCTTGTTAATCGAGCCAGAATGTCCCACGGCTTTGCTCGCTCAGGGCGCTTTCGTTTGCGCCGGCACGTTAGCCTGTTGCAGTTTAATCGCAGGAGATTGGGGATTTTTCAGGTCAATATAGGCAATTTGGGTGTAACGCGGGTGTTTGGGTAATTGACGCATTTTATCGAGGGCGCTTAGTTGCGCGGCAAACTTGGAACTGTAGGGACCCAAATGAACGGTTCCCAACTCGGTTTTCAAGATTAAATTCGTGGGATCTTGCCAATCAATTTCAGACACCTTGACGGGAGATCTCGAGAGTTCTTGATACAGGGGTGGCCAATCACTCCGGTACACGTCGGGGTTGCCGATCACTTTCAACGTGGGCAGAGGCAGTGTGCGATCAAAAGATGTGTAGCTTTTTAAAGGCGTCCACCAGCCATTTTTATCTAGTACGCCTAAATTCGAGGCGGTTTCTACCTTTGTTGGGACTGCCGGCGCTGGCTTTGGGGCAACTGCGGGGGCGTCTGTCGTTTCCTTCACAGCTTTGGGGTTGGCGACGACCTCAGCGGGAGCTGCCAGTTGAGAAAGCGCTACAGGATAGCGTTCCTTGACTCGCACCGTCAAGCCGGCCGGCAGTAGATGCCGGGTAACCGTGGCTTGGGCGATAGGTGCGGCAGACTCTAGTTTTTCTGCGATCGCTTCGGGTTGCAGCCGCATCAGCGATTGCGGATAATCGAGGGGCAGCAGCGACCGAACTGTTTGAGCAGAAAGGAATTGATTGCCTTCGATCTCCACCTGTTCCGGTTCATAAATGACCCAACCTGGTCGGGTTGACACCCACATTAAGCCGCCGGCTAAACAGCTAACCGCCACAGTTTGCCAGCACCTTTGAAAAAATTTTACACGTCTTGAGCGCCGCAACTCTTGGCGACGCCGGCCTAATTCTGACTGAGAGACTGATGCGAAGCTAGCCATCTTCTACCTCTCAGTTGTTTAGATCGCAGCGCTTGCTTGCGCGTAATTTACTATTCATAGCGATTTAGTTTTTTATTGACTATCTTTTTATGTGCTGCGTGGGTAATTTTCTGGTTTTTTCTCATATCTTTTCAAGAAATTGTAAAATCATCACCTTTTTTTAAAAGATTTTGATCGGCTAACTAAAAAGACTACCGACAGATAAAATCTTCGTCAAGCTTTTACCTGTGAAGATATTTGCGCTGTCAATGCCGGCCCGCCTCTAGGGTTCACTTCATCACCAGATATCCGCTGTCTGATCGGGTTCTAGAGACAGTTGAAAATCGGTTAAATATTGATATCTAGCAATTTGCTATAACAATTGGCATAGTAGCACGACAATGTCAAGAGTGGTTACACTAATTTTCGCAAGTACGGAGGCAACGAAGCCCCCAAAAGGTGAGTAACTTCAAAGCAGATCCACCTCTAAAAGCGGGGATCAGCCCCAATCAATCGATGCAGCGGTAACGAACCCAGCAGGCTCATCCGGCTTTGGTGTGTAAAATTTTTAACAATCTCAAAACCCGCAAACCCGCTTCTGTACCCTCACACTCATCATTGTGGCGCTATCAAATAGAGGAAAGAGGGGGTAGAGACATCCTGGGCGAGGGGGAAGATGCAGCCTATACTTTGATTTACCAAAACAGCGCACGGATGAGAGTAAGTTTTGATGAGCCAGGATTTTCTGGATTTGCGAAGATTTTATGCAGCCTGTAACCCCTCTAAAACCCTCGATCTGAAAAATCAGGAAGATCGTAAATACTACATTGATTTTTCCTCGGTGCGAGGGGGCAACATCATTCGGGAACTCAGCAGAACCATCACTCTGCTAGCCGGTGATGACCCGACCTGCCAGCTGTTTACCGGGCACATCGGTTGTGGCAAGTCTACCGAACTGTTGCGGCTCAAAGACGAGCTAGAACAGAAAAACTTCCATGTCGTTTATTTCGAGTCTTCTCAAGACTTAGACATGGCGGACGTGGATATCAGCGATAT
It encodes:
- a CDS encoding D-alanine--D-alanine ligase family protein; its protein translation is MTKLRVGLLFGGRSGEHEVSISSARAIARALSDEQNTGKYELLPIYIQKDGIWHAGDVAQQVLTAGKPLQLESQTPAAQLPPADSQDLIPSTSQQLNRWQSPPQVADVDVWFPILHGPNGEDGTVQGLLKLMQVPFVGSRVLGSAMGMDKIAMKMAFGHAGLPQVKYMAINRSQIFSNPCVFPKLCDEIEQTLGYPCFVKPANLGSSVGISKVRSREQLEAALDSAASYDRRIIVEAGVVAREVECAVLGNDHPKASVVGEITYQSDFYDYETKYTEGVAGLAIPASLPEAVTQKIQEMAIQAFLAVDAAGLARVDFFYVESTGEVLINEINTMPGFTATSMYPQLWAATGIPFPELVEQLIQLALETR
- a CDS encoding CHAT domain-containing protein, translated to MTQELEFHISVTPVGGNEYLVRTERVIPGVPLAEEQVTWPVDEWLAQARHLMNDPLLGLLQENATLATGEALTNIQGTKTSKKREQTYFSAQQEDLDADPGEAARAVNLVALGRHLYNYLFQGTLRDSWMTAQGIAQHRREVLRLRLGLKGSTLPRLPWEVLHAGNRPIATGTDVVFSRYQPPIKGVSQPPLEGHDKERNATTLKILMVLAAPTDQQSLELKREADHLKKELQSRSFSSAAGPAMQLTILDQPDRASLTQALEQSKYQVFHYAGHSNLGASGGELYLVSRTTGLTETLNGYDLAGLLANNGIQLAVFNSCRGAHAATSHPTDDTGERNLAEALVKRGIPAVLAMAERIPDDVALTLARLFYRNLSSGFAVDLSLSRARQGLISAYGSNQLYWALPILYLHHEFDGYLSSQYHVNSSLSMPEEDLSLPATRQARSPIPFNSQDGDDFDLYGDYDDAEVEDTFDDLGYEDYGDEEVSADELGYDDLPDEEDASAFVAELFRKLDISDSASATAERQIPPDDEEDFRESYQPAPVSKQRQLPATPSSDRQRQAEPQNQRQAEAEKLPQAQVSAPKSPFRLQNSLSKLAISFVGISLLALVGLWSFRDQIFQSKQPVENLAPATLSPSPTENLNPSELKKASTPQVVANAVEQFNRGNLVEGQQAVEALLDRGALPQAKAALAALPNKQQDEPRINFLYGRLIWQFVQAGNKDYSVDDARRRWEASVRQQPNSSLSQTALGFAYYAEGNLNRAGQSWGQVLKLQQANSGTATKLVADGNPQGSPATPDSSASRDSLTAYAGSALILMKSAKNLPPQERVAVLSKAIKTRNYVMSQDPVNFQQDALAKNWMWSEAAIKDWQALLQLKDEE
- a CDS encoding S8 family peptidase codes for the protein MRKFFLLCLFVIGIGWALFNFKGLATQGTFDSIVLDFREDIPAAQIDSQLETISQKYNAAPRLNSEYSAADNVYIIKGDRRLLKTLRKSELAKSTEFIEPNYVYGLPEQTNVASWVAGANNRPGEAYPTLKGPNDPFYSKQWNLRSINMERAWEETKGSGVTVAVIDTGISAVPDLADTKFVPGYDFVNDKVAADDDNGHGTHVAGTIAQSTNNSYGVAGIAYEASLMPLKVLSGGGGGTISDIAEAIKFAADNGADVINMSLGGPGESQLLQEAIDYAHQKGVVIVAAAGNSGDNSAGYPARYPNVIGVAALDATGNKAFYSNFGAGVDISAPGGDTKEGELGGILQNTIDPQTGAPIFAAYQGTSMASPHVAGVAALVKAIGVQEPSEITNVLLQSARVVQEDPLNHFGAGQLDAASAVQLATHGQITFRDFFRWLRDNGYLNPRFWLDGGAVALLPKVAMVLGSYLLAWFLRSYFPFSWSWSLGSGLVAGSSGLFFLRGLYVFDLPQWPFRVMGSSLPELGSAVQGSSMLNPIFASVLIPGILVVLLLGHPQWKWLAIGTTLGVASCLAVSAVVSPAVWGLGAGVGARSFLIVNALLCYGLARLAVKTEGATT
- the ftsZ gene encoding cell division protein FtsZ; translated protein: MTLNSKMGQEHESPHSQGQAGFPPAVDNSNPFGNAGSYASQTRDAKSMAGEESRGSDIVPSSIARIKVIGVGGGGGNAINRMIASDVSGVEFWTVNTDAQALTHSDAARRLQIGQKLTRGLGAGGNPAIGQKAAEESRDELANALAHSDLVFITAGMGGGTGTGAAPIVAEVAKEVGALTVGVVTRPFTFEGRRRTSQAEEGITALQSRVDTLIIIPNNKLLEVIAPDTPVQQAFRSADDILRQGVQGISDIITIPGLVNVDFADVRAVMADAGSALMGIGIGSGKSRAGEAAMAAISSPLLESSIEGAKGVVFNITGGTDLTLHEVSSAADIIYEAVDPNANIIFGAVIDERLQGEIRITVIATGFTGEPQASIPPARVAVQPRTPAKPATPPPPAAAPAAPEPQKQVGGDLDLPEFLRKRRPAK
- a CDS encoding cell division protein FtsQ/DivIB codes for the protein MASFASVSQSELGRRRQELRRSRRVKFFQRCWQTVAVSCLAGGLMWVSTRPGWVIYEPEQVEIEGNQFLSAQTVRSLLPLDYPQSLMRLQPEAIAEKLESAAPIAQATVTRHLLPAGLTVRVKERYPVALSQLAAPAEVVANPKAVKETTDAPAVAPKPAPAVPTKVETASNLGVLDKNGWWTPLKSYTSFDRTLPLPTLKVIGNPDVYRSDWPPLYQELSRSPVKVSEIDWQDPTNLILKTELGTVHLGPYSSKFAAQLSALDKMRQLPKHPRYTQIAYIDLKNPQSPAIKLQQANVPAQTKAP